In Silene latifolia isolate original U9 population chromosome 3, ASM4854445v1, whole genome shotgun sequence, a single window of DNA contains:
- the LOC141649656 gene encoding uncharacterized protein LOC141649656, producing MARFCRGLNKNIAFTVDLQSYDSFDMLCQLCLKVERQNKVSHSRTSFTAKNNAWSKPEGARSGGSVSTVVTPAPTPKPLIRDKPEASGKEKDLAKVRCFKCQGFGHFRSDCPNKRIVTLREAMDLRGELSYDLAVEEEGLFVLNEEEEAENEELSYEAPTYDTLVLRRMLHSKVEPVVVEQRDQIFHTKCQVGDKWCSVIVDGGSYTNVAATELIAKLALVTTPHPKPYTLHWLDDGSKVKVSKQDRVNFTMGPYKDEVLCDVIPMDACHLLLGRPWQFDKDVTHHGRSNEYTLFSNGKKVTLQPMTPKAIRSTYSSRGKKPSLTMFANKREVEQVLDNGGCVYALIALNQPQPQVSEHGAINELLLEFANVFPDDLPSGLPPIRGIEHQIDLIPGAPLPNKAAYRSNPEETKEMQRQIDELMERGYVRESLSPCAVPVLLVPKKDGSWRMCINSRAVNNITIKYQFPIPRLYDMLDELHGSVVFSKIDLRSGYHQIRMKE from the coding sequence ATGGCTAGGTTTTGTAGGGGACTAAACAAGAACATCGCTTTCACGGTGGATTTACAGAGTTATGATTCGTTTGATATGCTATGTCAATTATGTTTGAAAGTTGAAAGACAGAATAAAGTGAGTCATTCTAGAACAAGTTTCACCGCGAAAAATAATGCGTGGTCTAAACCCGAGGGAGCTAGGTCTGGTGGTTCCGTGTCTACAGTAGTCACGCCCGCCCCTACACCCAAACCGCTCATTCGTGACAAACCAGAGGCGAGTGGCAAAGAGAAAGACCTAGCCAAGGTCCGTTGTTTCAAATGTCAAGGGTTTGGTCACTTCCGAAGTGATTGCCCTAATAAAAGGATTGTTACTCTACGAGAAGCCATGGATTTGCGTGGTGAGCTATCGTATGATttggctgttgaggaggagggaCTGTTTGTGTTAAACGAAGAGGAGGAGGCCGAGAATGAGGAGTTGTCTTATGAAGCTCCTACATATGATACTTTGGTCTTACGACGTATGTTGCACTCTAAGGTTGAACCGGTAGTTGTAGAGCAACGAGATCAGATTTTTCACACAAAATGTCAGGTTGGTGATAAGTGGTGTAGCGTGATTGTTGACGGTGGGAGTTACACCAATGTTGCTGCTACGGAGTTGATTGCAAAGCTTGCTCTCGTGACTACACCGCATCCAAAGCCCTATACTTTGCATTGGCTTGATGACGGTAGTAAAGTGAAGGTTTCGAAACAGGACCGAGTAAATTTTACAATGGGTCCTTACAAGGATGAGGTTTTATGCGATGTTATACCTATGGATGCGTGCCATTTGCTTTTGGGACGTCCTTGGCAATTTGATAAGGATGTAACGCACCATGGTAGGAGCAACGAGTACACTTTGTTCTCTAATGGTAAGAAGGTAACATTGCAGCCTATGACTCCGAAGGCTATTCGTTCCACGTATTCGAGCAGAGGTAAGAAGCCTAGTTTAACCATGTTTGCGAATAAAAGAGAGGTTGAACAGGTGCTCGACAATGGTGGGTGTGTTTATGCGCTCATAGCCTTAAATCAGCCCCAACCACAAGTAAGTGAGCACGGTGCTATCAACGAGTTGCTTCTTGAATTTGCAAATGTATTCCCTGATGATTTGCCTTCTGGTTTGCCGCCAATAAGAGGAATCGAGCATCAAATTGACTTGATTCCAGGAGCTCCATTACCTAATAAGGCTGCTTATCGAAGTAATCCCGAGGAAACTAAGGAGATGCAGCGCCAAATTGACGAATTGATGGAGCGTGGTTATGTGCGTGAGAGCTTAAGTCCGTGTGCTGTTCCGGTCTTGCTAGTTCCCAAGAAAGATGGTTCGTGGCGAATGTGCATCAATAGCAGGGCTGTCAATAACATAACCATTAAGTATCAATTTCCCATCCCGAGACTTTATGATATGTTAGATGAGCTTCATGGTTCAGTGGTATTCTCGAAAATTGATTTGCGAAGCGGATACCATCAGATTAGAATGAAGGAATGA